The following are encoded together in the Iodobacter fluviatilis genome:
- a CDS encoding nucleotidyltransferase family protein yields MRQHGICGLLLAAGQSRRFGSDKRLALLNGEPLMLIAARRLQVVLPDTLIVLGAQDEEHATLLDKVGIAYTHCPTAALGMGHSLAHGVKKRPDAAGWLIALADMPHLKNDTLRHLAAHIRHDKIVAPSYDGQRGHPVGFGAAYYSELISLSGDSGAKTQLITHAKHLQLLPLDDAGVLFDIDTPSELNQHSSFHSKAD; encoded by the coding sequence ATGCGCCAACATGGCATCTGTGGACTATTACTGGCTGCGGGTCAGTCCCGCCGCTTTGGCTCTGACAAACGACTAGCACTGCTTAATGGTGAGCCGCTAATGCTAATCGCCGCGCGCCGTTTGCAAGTTGTTCTGCCCGACACGCTGATCGTACTCGGAGCTCAAGATGAGGAGCACGCCACGCTACTCGACAAGGTGGGTATTGCTTACACCCATTGCCCAACTGCGGCCCTAGGCATGGGCCACAGCCTCGCTCATGGGGTAAAAAAACGCCCCGACGCCGCAGGTTGGCTCATTGCTCTTGCCGATATGCCGCATCTAAAAAACGATACCTTGCGCCACCTCGCTGCACACATCAGGCATGACAAAATCGTTGCGCCCAGCTATGACGGCCAGCGCGGCCATCCGGTCGGCTTTGGCGCTGCGTATTACAGCGAACTCATCTCACTTAGCGGCGATTCCGGAGCCAAAACACAACTCATAACCCATGCAAAACACCTTCAATTATTGCCCTTAGATGATGCTGGAGTGCTTTTTGATATCGACACCCCCTCCGAGCTCAATCAACATTCATCATTTCACAGCAAAGCCGATTGA
- the recB gene encoding exodeoxyribonuclease V subunit beta: MNLRPLNLFDMPLAGPHMIEASAGTGKTWTITGLYTRLVIEHGLRVPEILVVTFTEAATAELRDRIRGRLAEVLESFEGDEALDPFCQTLLDQHRERRPEIIRRLQRAIASLDEAAIHTIHAFCQRVLVQSAFESGADFGMEILSDIGPVLDEIAADFWREQVYPADSAYTEYLLKSKASPEEWLRVVYGYLGQPLLHTVALPPLPDSHALAAALPHTLTRYQQLWLENAASIRPMLLEMSAKKELKQTSYKPEQLEKVFLLIDDHIASNGGWQDIDSKELGKLSSSKLASGTAKTGTPPSHAFFDAVEELAGLISDLSGICQLKEKHALAELRRRCDSELPERLARRQQLSFNDLLLRVWQGLQDGDRLTTAIRRRYKAALIDEFQDTDGIQYDIFSHVFSDGNTPLFLVGDPKQAIYSFRGADIHAYHQAEKLVEAKESLDTNQRSVPHLVTAVNTLFLRPKEAFVDPHVSFTAVHAASKARPELHIAGEDGISAPFRFQLLPEPEQVSEKGVQISWSKEAANSLAAQITAAEIEKLLSGVARMSGAGVDKAISGGDIAVLVPDRFRAKTMQDALSARGIASVLRVRDSVWESQEARDLYSVLAAIAEPANQGLLRAALISTLLGSNAADLLRLEISGWDNISDAFAHWKKTWQAQGFIPMFREWLEYQGLDGRNVAQRLLSLVDGERRLTNLLQLAELLQAHKATGLEQHLAWFSRQSRNAGDEALLRLESDEDRVRIVTLHASKGLEYPIVFCPFLWDGRLLGRQSKSVRFHADKQAWLDLGSEDLDQHKALGQREAFEEKLRLLYVGLTRARNRCYVVWGNVGLKDNRGYTISDGLAQSALAWLLHPVKSETDDPLEAQKEQLKSYDHPTLLADISQLCIDQPAVFAIQDAPKGRLGLKAEPSEPLLFKPYHGKTLYPTWRVASFSGLTSSQRHHATEGPDHDSQSSAPEISTERSIFSFPEREAAATVAGTCLHAILEEWDWQNIDALNLEVSRQLERHGIPSHWLEVVSQMVQNTVGAALDGNALRLRDIPASARVAEMEFTYAVGHCKSASLIAALQHYSLPTEFKQAAQQLDFFHINGFLRGFIDLVFEYQGAYYVLDYKSNWLGNSIGDYHQLIPAMAQHHYYLQYLIYSAAVRRFLHQRLPHFSDDQFGGVYYLFMRGMGEQNGQSGVYFNRPSMELLDQIEAALMGDRVHK, encoded by the coding sequence ATGAATCTTCGCCCTTTAAACCTATTTGATATGCCACTGGCAGGCCCGCATATGATTGAGGCTAGCGCGGGGACGGGTAAAACATGGACGATTACAGGTTTATATACAAGGCTAGTGATTGAGCACGGTTTAAGAGTGCCAGAGATCTTGGTGGTGACCTTTACCGAGGCCGCCACCGCCGAGCTGCGCGATCGGATTCGTGGCCGGCTGGCGGAGGTATTGGAATCGTTTGAGGGGGATGAGGCGCTTGATCCTTTTTGCCAAACGCTGCTTGATCAGCATAGAGAGCGCCGCCCAGAAATCATCCGCCGCCTGCAACGCGCCATTGCCAGCCTAGACGAGGCGGCCATCCATACCATCCACGCTTTTTGCCAGCGGGTGTTGGTGCAATCGGCCTTTGAAAGCGGTGCCGATTTTGGTATGGAGATTCTGAGCGATATTGGCCCCGTGCTAGATGAAATCGCCGCCGATTTTTGGCGCGAGCAGGTTTACCCTGCGGATAGTGCTTACACCGAATACCTATTAAAAAGTAAGGCCAGCCCAGAGGAATGGCTACGGGTGGTATATGGCTATTTAGGCCAGCCGCTGCTGCATACCGTAGCGCTGCCGCCATTGCCAGATAGCCACGCACTGGCCGCCGCCCTTCCTCATACTCTTACGCGCTACCAACAGCTTTGGCTGGAAAACGCCGCCAGCATCCGCCCCATGCTGCTCGAGATGTCCGCTAAAAAAGAGCTCAAGCAAACCAGCTATAAGCCAGAACAGCTAGAAAAAGTCTTTTTGCTGATTGATGACCATATCGCCAGCAATGGCGGCTGGCAGGATATCGACAGCAAGGAGTTAGGCAAATTAAGTAGCAGTAAACTCGCCAGCGGTACGGCAAAAACCGGCACGCCGCCAAGCCATGCGTTTTTTGATGCGGTAGAAGAGTTGGCGGGCTTAATCAGCGATTTAAGCGGCATTTGTCAGCTTAAAGAAAAACATGCCTTGGCCGAGCTGCGCCGCCGCTGCGATAGCGAGCTGCCAGAGCGCCTAGCCCGCCGCCAGCAACTCTCCTTCAATGATCTTTTGCTGCGCGTCTGGCAAGGTTTGCAAGATGGCGATCGCTTGACTACGGCCATACGCCGCCGTTATAAGGCCGCGCTGATTGATGAGTTTCAAGACACTGATGGCATTCAGTACGACATTTTTTCCCATGTGTTTAGCGATGGCAATACTCCGCTATTTTTAGTGGGCGATCCTAAGCAAGCGATTTACAGCTTTCGCGGCGCGGATATTCACGCCTATCACCAAGCCGAAAAACTGGTTGAGGCCAAAGAAAGCCTAGACACCAACCAGCGCTCGGTGCCCCATTTAGTCACAGCGGTGAACACGCTTTTTTTAAGACCAAAGGAAGCCTTTGTCGATCCACACGTCAGCTTTACGGCAGTGCATGCGGCCAGTAAAGCAAGGCCAGAATTACATATCGCTGGAGAAGATGGGATCAGCGCGCCGTTTCGCTTTCAGCTTTTACCTGAGCCAGAGCAAGTCTCAGAAAAAGGCGTGCAAATCAGCTGGAGCAAAGAAGCCGCCAATAGCCTAGCCGCCCAAATCACGGCGGCAGAGATTGAAAAACTACTCAGCGGTGTGGCAAGAATGAGCGGCGCAGGCGTGGATAAAGCCATCTCTGGCGGCGATATTGCCGTGCTGGTGCCGGATCGTTTCCGGGCTAAAACCATGCAAGACGCGCTCAGTGCGCGGGGCATCGCCAGCGTGCTGCGGGTAAGGGATAGCGTTTGGGAATCGCAAGAAGCACGAGATTTATACAGCGTGCTGGCCGCTATCGCGGAGCCTGCCAACCAAGGCTTGCTGCGGGCTGCGCTGATTTCTACCCTGCTTGGGTCTAATGCTGCGGACCTGCTGCGGCTGGAAATCAGTGGCTGGGACAATATCTCGGATGCCTTTGCCCATTGGAAAAAAACCTGGCAAGCGCAGGGGTTTATTCCGATGTTTAGAGAGTGGCTGGAATACCAAGGGCTGGATGGGCGAAATGTGGCGCAGCGGCTCTTATCGCTCGTGGATGGCGAGCGGCGGCTAACCAATCTATTGCAATTAGCCGAGCTATTACAAGCACACAAAGCCACTGGCCTAGAGCAACACTTAGCTTGGTTTAGCCGCCAAAGCCGCAATGCAGGCGATGAAGCTTTGCTCAGGCTAGAAAGCGATGAAGACCGCGTGCGCATCGTTACCCTGCACGCCAGCAAGGGTCTGGAATATCCCATCGTGTTTTGCCCCTTTTTATGGGATGGCCGCCTGCTGGGCCGCCAAAGTAAATCGGTACGTTTTCATGCCGATAAACAAGCGTGGTTAGATTTAGGCAGCGAAGATTTGGATCAGCACAAAGCGCTTGGCCAGCGCGAAGCCTTTGAAGAAAAACTCCGCCTGCTGTATGTGGGCCTCACCCGCGCAAGGAATCGCTGCTATGTGGTATGGGGCAATGTGGGGCTAAAAGATAATCGCGGCTATACGATTAGCGATGGTTTGGCTCAATCGGCGCTGGCATGGTTGCTGCACCCTGTTAAGAGCGAAACGGATGATCCACTGGAGGCTCAAAAAGAGCAGCTTAAAAGCTATGATCACCCAACCCTGCTGGCGGATATCAGCCAGCTCTGCATCGATCAGCCCGCCGTTTTTGCCATACAAGACGCGCCCAAGGGCCGATTAGGGCTTAAAGCCGAGCCGAGCGAGCCGCTGCTATTTAAGCCCTATCACGGTAAAACGCTTTATCCCACATGGCGAGTCGCCAGCTTTTCTGGCTTAACATCTAGTCAGCGCCATCATGCTACGGAAGGCCCAGATCACGATAGCCAAAGCAGCGCGCCCGAAATCAGCACAGAGCGCTCCATTTTTAGCTTTCCAGAGCGTGAAGCCGCCGCCACCGTGGCCGGTACTTGCCTGCACGCCATTTTAGAAGAGTGGGATTGGCAAAATATCGACGCTTTAAATCTAGAAGTCAGCAGGCAATTAGAGCGGCACGGCATACCGTCGCACTGGTTAGAAGTGGTTAGCCAAATGGTACAAAACACCGTAGGCGCAGCGCTAGATGGCAACGCGCTACGCCTACGCGACATCCCCGCATCGGCTCGCGTGGCCGAAATGGAATTCACTTACGCCGTAGGCCATTGCAAAAGCGCCAGCCTGATCGCTGCGCTACAGCACTACAGCCTACCCACAGAATTTAAACAGGCCGCACAGCAGCTAGATTTTTTCCATATCAATGGTTTTTTAAGAGGCTTTATCGATTTGGTGTTCGAATACCAAGGCGCTTATTACGTTTTGGATTACAAAAGCAATTGGCTAGGCAATTCAATTGGCGACTATCACCAACTCATCCCCGCCATGGCCCAGCACCACTATTACTTGCAATACCTGATCTACAGCGCAGCCGTCAGGCGCTTTTTGCACCAGCGCTTGCCCCACTTTAGCGACGATCAATTTGGCGGCGTGTACTACCTATTTATGCGTGGCATGGGGGAGCAAAACGGCCAAAGCGGCGTCTACTTCAACCGCCCAAGCATGGAGTTATTGGATCAGATAGAAGCGGCGTTGATGGGGGATAGGGTTCATAAATAA
- a CDS encoding 3'-5' exonuclease, which translates to MSSFNRPIVMLDFETTGISYSDRITEVAALRIVDGKITDRFVSLVNCGVRIPAFITQLTGISQAMVNKAPPASEVVPALIEFIGSDALSAHNASFDSKFLLAESQRVNLLPQYQGLHCTLKLSRRLFPSMSNYKLATIAQSLGIRFQGTAHRAEADAEVSAHLLIHIAQHLAKTCKMQQIDLALLEKISKTVAAKVPDLLIKHIQK; encoded by the coding sequence ATGAGTTCATTCAACCGCCCTATCGTGATGCTGGATTTTGAAACCACCGGCATCAGCTATTCTGACCGAATCACCGAAGTGGCTGCGCTACGGATTGTGGACGGAAAAATTACTGATCGCTTTGTCTCCTTAGTCAATTGCGGCGTGCGTATTCCGGCCTTTATTACCCAGCTCACCGGCATCAGCCAAGCCATGGTCAACAAAGCGCCGCCAGCCAGCGAAGTGGTTCCGGCGCTGATCGAATTTATCGGCAGCGATGCGCTGTCGGCGCACAACGCCAGCTTTGACTCAAAGTTTCTATTGGCCGAAAGCCAGCGCGTCAATCTATTGCCGCAATACCAAGGCCTACACTGCACACTTAAACTATCGCGCCGCTTATTCCCCAGCATGAGTAATTACAAACTCGCCACCATCGCCCAAAGCCTAGGCATTCGCTTTCAAGGCACAGCCCACAGGGCAGAAGCCGATGCAGAAGTCTCCGCGCATTTGCTGATCCATATTGCCCAGCACTTAGCAAAAACCTGCAAAATGCAGCAGATTGATTTGGCCCTACTGGAAAAGATCAGTAAAACTGTCGCCGCAAAAGTGCCTGACTTACTAATTAAACACATTCAAAAATAG
- a CDS encoding SNF2-related protein translates to MAIMKYGQTWWGGEWLNALSQLDYDNRLPRGRAYANKGAVKDLKVLGGHIAAKVKGSRPQPYQIKIDVPQWSAQDKSRLLDEVAADPSLIARLMNRDLDPAVLDLAQQLGIAVFPSQWKDLPMQCSCPDWAVPCKHLAATINMLSREIDGNPFLVFSLRGLNLVDELKKRNIDISEQSNTLPSLSELVLTINDEGIPAESMQAIDFTQIPNLMDALISVLPANTSFYGGKDFTTVYQKTLKKIAREAERALLQSSTDSPVFCASDKPKLNISSNGPLMLNGIKSVKILSTLLDKLPQVAPQALLDLQPELATLHTLRLTALYLLSKGAVVPQVFKRNKTDIGLLWLPALLDPSVKALMSALAATLPASANILTVEQQSISPLQQAVTLCSLMLGDFIWREGWNSDSSSAVNQLFFINGNARFNGVGESQIPGSILQWLSRFHLGQRDYAPVLWLTEDDEADFSLALGVTNKSADTTDKPIALSTILTDADWQARRFSILQSVSLLADFFPPINAYLKSRASQPISISSDALPQLLQETLPIIRLLGIRAILPKALEKILRPKLSMKVTGTPTDTGGFLSMADLFNFNWTVAIGEHQLSFDEFEQLVQSASGVIRFKGEYVFLDPAEIAKLQAQLLKPPKVSGAELVRVALAGEYAGAGVALDQAAQSLLKQLADAGESPLPDDIHATLRPYQQRGYDWLYRNAQLGLGSVIADDMGLGKTLQVITALLKLKQDGALQTDKALIVMPTSLLTNWQKEIARFAPDLTVDIYHGSKRSLANNRPDILLTTYGVVRSAATEIKALSWRMLVIDEAQNIKNPAAAQTKAIKSITAKSFVAISGTPVENRLSEYWSIMDFANRGFLGTLPHFIKEYATPIQTHRDLQVAGRFKKVTAPFLLRRLKSDKTIISDLPDKIEQDQFCELSPSQTALYESVVRKGLADISDESEAFKKQGLVLQMILALKQICNHPAQYLKNGADNFELSGKGQRFLELLDDIYANHEKVLIFTQYREMGEILARWIAQRFGQAPAFLHGGVSRPKRDEMVDTFQNDRTERALILSLKAGGTGLNLTAANNVIHFDLWWNPAVEAQATDRAYRIGQHSNVQVHRLITRATFEEKINDMIKAKKDLADLAVGTGETWIGNLSGAELKAVFAL, encoded by the coding sequence ATGGCCATCATGAAATACGGGCAAACTTGGTGGGGTGGGGAATGGCTAAACGCCTTATCCCAGCTGGATTACGATAATCGTTTGCCGCGCGGTCGTGCTTATGCCAATAAAGGCGCGGTTAAGGATTTGAAAGTTTTGGGTGGGCATATTGCCGCCAAAGTAAAAGGCAGCCGCCCCCAGCCTTATCAAATTAAAATCGATGTGCCGCAATGGTCGGCTCAGGATAAAAGCCGCCTGCTGGATGAAGTCGCCGCCGATCCTTCCTTGATTGCACGGCTCATGAACCGTGATCTAGACCCAGCCGTACTAGATTTGGCCCAGCAACTGGGCATTGCGGTTTTTCCAAGCCAATGGAAAGACTTGCCCATGCAGTGCTCCTGCCCAGATTGGGCCGTGCCGTGTAAGCATTTGGCTGCCACCATCAATATGCTATCGCGTGAAATTGATGGTAATCCCTTCCTCGTGTTTTCCTTGCGCGGCTTGAATCTGGTCGATGAATTAAAGAAGCGCAATATTGACATTAGCGAGCAAAGCAATACGCTGCCGAGTTTATCTGAACTTGTACTCACCATTAACGATGAGGGCATCCCAGCAGAGTCAATGCAAGCTATTGACTTCACCCAGATACCCAACTTAATGGACGCTTTGATTTCGGTACTGCCAGCTAATACGTCATTTTATGGCGGAAAAGATTTCACTACTGTTTATCAAAAAACGCTAAAAAAAATCGCCAGAGAAGCAGAGCGGGCATTATTACAATCGTCGACTGACAGCCCGGTATTTTGTGCTTCTGACAAACCAAAATTAAATATAAGTAGTAATGGCCCGCTTATGCTAAATGGCATAAAAAGCGTAAAAATACTCTCTACATTATTAGACAAGCTGCCACAGGTCGCGCCGCAAGCCTTACTTGACCTACAGCCCGAACTCGCAACACTGCACACTTTGCGCCTGACTGCTTTGTATTTGCTAAGCAAAGGCGCGGTAGTACCGCAGGTATTCAAGCGCAATAAAACCGACATTGGCTTGTTATGGCTACCGGCATTACTCGATCCTAGCGTAAAAGCCTTAATGTCTGCACTCGCTGCCACCCTACCTGCTTCGGCAAATATCCTTACTGTAGAACAACAATCTATTTCCCCCTTACAGCAGGCCGTGACCTTGTGCTCCCTGATGCTGGGTGACTTTATTTGGCGAGAGGGATGGAATAGTGACAGTAGTAGTGCGGTGAATCAGCTGTTTTTTATTAATGGCAACGCCCGCTTTAATGGCGTTGGCGAAAGCCAAATCCCCGGCAGTATTCTTCAATGGCTATCGCGTTTTCATCTGGGGCAGCGCGACTATGCACCGGTGTTGTGGCTGACAGAAGACGATGAGGCCGATTTTTCTCTCGCTCTTGGCGTAACTAACAAGTCAGCAGATACCACAGATAAACCCATAGCACTCAGCACTATTCTGACCGACGCTGATTGGCAGGCCCGCCGTTTTAGTATTTTACAAAGCGTATCCTTACTGGCGGATTTTTTCCCGCCGATTAATGCCTATTTAAAATCACGCGCCAGCCAGCCGATCTCTATCAGCAGCGATGCTTTGCCGCAGTTGTTGCAAGAAACACTGCCCATCATCCGGCTACTGGGTATCCGCGCCATTTTGCCCAAGGCGCTAGAAAAGATACTCCGCCCTAAGCTGTCGATGAAAGTCACGGGTACGCCAACGGATACTGGTGGATTTTTGTCTATGGCCGATCTGTTTAACTTTAACTGGACGGTGGCGATTGGCGAGCATCAATTAAGCTTCGATGAGTTTGAGCAGTTAGTGCAAAGCGCCAGTGGTGTGATTCGTTTCAAGGGTGAATACGTTTTCCTTGATCCGGCTGAGATTGCCAAGCTACAGGCGCAACTACTTAAGCCCCCTAAAGTCAGCGGCGCAGAGCTAGTGCGGGTTGCATTGGCGGGCGAATATGCTGGCGCTGGAGTGGCGCTGGATCAGGCGGCGCAAAGCTTGTTGAAACAGCTGGCCGACGCAGGCGAATCGCCCCTGCCGGATGATATCCACGCCACATTACGCCCTTACCAGCAGCGCGGTTACGACTGGCTATATCGCAATGCCCAATTAGGATTAGGATCGGTGATTGCCGACGATATGGGCTTGGGTAAAACCTTACAAGTCATTACCGCCCTGCTCAAGCTCAAGCAAGATGGGGCTTTGCAAACAGACAAAGCACTGATCGTGATGCCCACCAGCTTGCTGACTAACTGGCAAAAAGAAATCGCCCGTTTTGCCCCTGATCTGACGGTAGATATCTATCACGGCAGCAAACGTAGCTTGGCTAATAACAGGCCAGATATTCTTCTGACCACTTACGGTGTAGTCAGGAGTGCGGCAACAGAAATCAAAGCACTGAGCTGGCGGATGCTGGTGATCGACGAGGCGCAAAACATCAAAAACCCTGCTGCGGCGCAAACTAAGGCGATAAAAAGCATTACGGCCAAATCGTTTGTCGCCATCAGCGGCACGCCAGTAGAAAACCGCCTCTCCGAGTACTGGAGCATTATGGACTTTGCCAACCGAGGCTTTTTGGGCACCTTGCCGCACTTTATTAAAGAGTACGCCACACCGATTCAAACACATCGAGACTTGCAAGTGGCTGGTCGCTTCAAAAAAGTAACCGCGCCTTTTCTGCTGCGGCGCTTAAAGTCAGACAAAACCATTATTAGCGATCTGCCAGATAAAATTGAGCAAGACCAATTCTGCGAACTCTCCCCAAGCCAGACCGCGCTTTACGAATCAGTGGTACGCAAAGGCTTAGCCGACATCAGTGACGAATCGGAAGCCTTTAAGAAACAAGGGCTGGTGCTACAAATGATTTTGGCGCTCAAGCAAATCTGCAACCACCCCGCGCAATATCTGAAAAATGGCGCTGATAACTTTGAATTGTCAGGCAAAGGCCAGCGTTTTCTGGAGCTACTCGACGATATTTATGCCAACCATGAAAAAGTGCTGATCTTTACCCAATACCGTGAAATGGGCGAGATTCTGGCGCGCTGGATAGCGCAACGCTTTGGCCAAGCCCCAGCGTTTCTGCACGGCGGAGTCAGCCGCCCTAAGCGGGATGAAATGGTCGATACCTTTCAGAATGACCGCACCGAGCGCGCCCTAATCCTCTCGCTGAAAGCGGGCGGTACGGGGCTGAATCTCACCGCCGCCAACAATGTGATTCACTTTGATCTGTGGTGGAACCCCGCCGTCGAAGCCCAAGCCACCGACCGCGCTTACCGCATTGGCCAACACAGCAATGTGCAAGTCCACCGCCTCATTACCCGCGCCACCTTTGAAGAGAAAATTAACGACATGATCAAAGCCAAAAAAGACTTGGCCGATCTGGCCGTTGGCACGGGTGAGACATGGATCGGCAACTTGAGTGGTGCTGAGCTTAAGGCGGTGTTTGCGCTGTAG
- the recD gene encoding exodeoxyribonuclease V subunit alpha: MPDFSFELNRSFERLCGPQSDEFKTTLSKLCAALAAGHSCIRAAPLSSPLIGWPGEFKPLTQDKDRLYLTRYWWYESSVGQKLSQLAKEKCTVDLQQLAPLLNSLFPPSAISPDMQKAAAAAAVMQKLTVISGGPGTGKTTTVLRILAALQIVANNTLNIKMAAPTGKAAARMSESVRERKFDLPVAEATLAVIPETASTLHRLLGPRPDGSFKHGKDNPLALDVLVVDEASMIDLALMAQLLDALPVDARLILLGDKDQLDAVDAGAVFAELCSLKSPSPAFIAALKAASGVEISPSKAASSCVGNAIMTLQHSHRFAAGGGIGKLASLVNAGDAKGALALLQPNDLFAEAEPELGWQANSKNLLTRCDSGYQAYWQAVQQNDVAAAFIAFDTFRILTALREGQAGVMGVNQQLEDHWRAKNLISADVWYAGRPILITQNDYGVQLYNGDIGLTFIQDGAPRVAFKGEGNTLRWFSPARLPSHETALALTVHKSQGSEFDTVILLLPNEAHELLSRSLIYTGLTRAKKRVEIWGNNEVLSKAITKQAIRQSGLAAVLKAA; this comes from the coding sequence ATGCCAGATTTTTCCTTTGAATTAAACCGCAGTTTTGAACGCCTTTGCGGGCCGCAATCGGATGAGTTTAAAACCACGCTCAGCAAGCTGTGTGCGGCGTTGGCGGCTGGGCATAGTTGTATTAGGGCCGCACCATTAAGTAGCCCATTGATAGGCTGGCCAGGGGAGTTTAAGCCGCTAACTCAAGATAAAGATCGGCTCTATCTCACCCGCTATTGGTGGTATGAAAGCTCGGTGGGGCAAAAACTCAGCCAGTTGGCCAAGGAGAAATGCACCGTAGATTTGCAGCAACTCGCCCCATTACTCAATAGTCTATTTCCCCCTTCCGCCATCAGCCCAGATATGCAAAAAGCGGCCGCGGCCGCAGCGGTGATGCAAAAGCTAACGGTGATTTCCGGTGGGCCAGGCACGGGAAAAACCACCACCGTGCTGCGGATTTTGGCGGCTTTACAAATCGTGGCGAATAACACTTTAAATATCAAAATGGCCGCCCCCACTGGTAAGGCCGCCGCCAGAATGAGTGAATCGGTCAGGGAGAGAAAATTTGATCTGCCTGTTGCCGAGGCAACTCTGGCGGTTATTCCAGAAACAGCATCTACGCTGCACCGCTTACTTGGGCCTAGGCCGGATGGCAGTTTTAAGCACGGTAAAGATAATCCGCTAGCGCTGGATGTGCTGGTGGTGGATGAAGCATCAATGATTGATCTAGCGCTGATGGCGCAGCTACTTGATGCGCTACCTGTCGATGCTCGGCTTATTTTATTAGGTGATAAAGATCAGCTGGATGCAGTAGATGCTGGGGCGGTATTTGCTGAGCTTTGCAGCTTAAAATCCCCTAGCCCCGCGTTTATTGCCGCCTTAAAAGCCGCCAGTGGCGTAGAGATTTCACCCAGTAAAGCCGCAAGCAGCTGCGTTGGCAATGCGATTATGACACTGCAACACAGCCACCGTTTTGCCGCAGGTGGCGGCATTGGCAAGCTGGCCAGCTTAGTCAATGCAGGCGATGCCAAGGGCGCATTAGCCCTGCTGCAACCCAATGATTTATTCGCCGAAGCCGAGCCAGAGCTAGGCTGGCAAGCCAACAGCAAAAACCTATTGACGCGTTGTGATAGCGGCTACCAAGCTTACTGGCAAGCCGTGCAGCAAAACGATGTAGCGGCTGCATTTATAGCCTTTGATACCTTCCGCATTCTCACCGCCTTACGCGAAGGCCAAGCCGGTGTAATGGGGGTAAATCAGCAGCTAGAAGATCACTGGCGGGCCAAAAACCTGATTTCTGCCGATGTTTGGTACGCGGGCCGCCCCATCCTCATCACCCAAAATGATTATGGCGTGCAGCTTTATAACGGCGATATTGGCCTGACTTTTATTCAAGATGGCGCCCCCCGCGTAGCCTTTAAAGGAGAAGGCAACACACTGCGTTGGTTTAGCCCCGCCCGCCTACCTAGCCACGAAACCGCGCTGGCACTTACCGTGCATAAAAGCCAAGGCTCTGAATTTGATACCGTCATTCTATTATTGCCAAACGAAGCCCACGAACTACTCAGCCGCAGCCTCATCTACACCGGCCTAACCCGGGCTAAGAAAAGAGTAGAGATTTGGGGAAATAACGAAGTGCTCAGCAAAGCGATTACTAAACAAGCCATCCGGCAAAGCGGGCTAGCAGCGGTGTTAAAGGCGGCTTAG
- a CDS encoding thermonuclease family protein: protein MFRLCVLLLLLTACKANEPAKSVLSGVVIKVLDGDSLIIRDAANQEHALRLAFIDAPEHSQAFGSESRRSLDRWAYQKTVEAAVMDTDKYQRSVVLLRVGGKDINAEQVKAGFAWHYQHFAKGKQSTEQFALYQAAEGEARAARRGLWQEATPMPPWDYRRAHPR, encoded by the coding sequence ATGTTTAGGCTATGCGTGCTGCTGCTGTTATTAACGGCGTGTAAGGCGAATGAGCCAGCTAAGAGCGTGCTTTCTGGTGTGGTGATTAAAGTGCTAGATGGTGATTCCTTGATTATTCGTGACGCGGCTAATCAAGAACATGCACTGCGGCTGGCGTTTATTGATGCGCCTGAGCACAGCCAAGCGTTTGGTAGTGAATCTCGGCGTAGCCTTGATCGTTGGGCTTACCAAAAAACGGTAGAGGCGGCCGTGATGGATACCGATAAATACCAGCGTAGCGTGGTGCTGCTTCGTGTTGGGGGTAAAGACATTAATGCGGAGCAAGTGAAGGCGGGCTTTGCTTGGCATTATCAACATTTTGCCAAGGGCAAGCAAAGCACTGAGCAATTTGCGTTATACCAAGCTGCAGAAGGCGAGGCGAGGGCAGCAAGGCGCGGGTTATGGCAAGAAGCGACCCCCATGCCGCCTTGGGATTACCGCAGGGCGCATCCCAGATAA